One Polaribacter sp. KT25b DNA segment encodes these proteins:
- a CDS encoding FAD:protein FMN transferase, whose protein sequence is MKLKFNNVLLIVLLFLIACKQESENNHHTLQGFVFGTSYKITYLDTAIDYQKSLDSLFLLMNASTSTYIPTSEISKINNGDSTIVVDAIFSEVFTKAKRIFKETDGFFDPTVGNLVNAYGFGPKERLNDLTDEEIKNQMQFVGLDKVNLIDGKIVKEDKKIYLDFNSIAKGFGIDLVARFFDEKKIENYLIEIGGEIRAKGTKENNKPWLIKVVNPANASENGGYKTINLSNKSMATSGNYRKFRVSSEGKKYVHTINPKTGYATESNLLSASVIASADCADVDAYATAFMAMGLEKTKEFLKKHPNLEVILLFSNSEHRIDEYTTYIYK, encoded by the coding sequence ATGAAACTCAAATTTAATAACGTTCTTCTAATTGTTTTATTGTTTTTGATTGCCTGTAAGCAAGAAAGTGAAAATAATCATCATACATTACAAGGCTTCGTTTTTGGTACCAGTTACAAAATAACCTACTTAGATACAGCAATAGATTATCAAAAATCTTTAGATAGTTTGTTTTTGTTAATGAATGCATCTACGTCAACTTATATTCCTACATCAGAAATTTCTAAAATAAATAATGGAGATTCTACAATTGTTGTTGATGCTATTTTTTCTGAAGTTTTTACGAAAGCAAAAAGAATTTTTAAAGAAACTGATGGTTTTTTTGATCCAACAGTTGGTAATTTGGTAAATGCTTATGGTTTTGGGCCTAAAGAAAGATTAAATGACCTTACGGATGAAGAAATAAAAAATCAGATGCAATTTGTTGGTTTAGATAAGGTTAATTTGATTGATGGAAAAATTGTAAAAGAGGATAAAAAAATATATTTAGATTTTAATTCTATAGCAAAAGGATTCGGAATTGATTTAGTTGCTCGTTTTTTTGATGAAAAGAAAATAGAAAATTATTTAATTGAAATTGGAGGAGAAATAAGAGCAAAAGGCACAAAAGAAAATAATAAACCTTGGTTAATTAAAGTTGTAAATCCTGCTAATGCATCAGAAAACGGAGGTTATAAAACGATTAATCTTTCTAATAAATCGATGGCAACTTCTGGTAATTATAGAAAATTTAGAGTTTCATCCGAAGGAAAAAAATATGTGCATACTATAAATCCTAAAACTGGTTATGCAACAGAAAGTAATTTGTTAAGTGCTTCTGTAATTGCAAGTGCAGATTGTGCAGATGTAGATGCATATGCAACTGCTTTTATGGCAATGGGTTTAGAAAAGACAAAGGAATTTTTAAAGAAGCATCCTAATTTAGAGGTAATTCTTTTATTTTCTAATTCAGAGCATCGTATTGATGAATACACAACATATATCTATAAATAG